The Phaeacidiphilus oryzae TH49 region CCGCGCAGCTCGCCGCGAAGTCCGCCTTCACCTCGCTCTTCCTGGGGCTGGGCGCGGTGGCGCTGCTGGTCGGCGGGGTGGGGGTGGCGAACACCATGGTGATCTCGGTACTGGAGCGCCGCCAGGAGATCGGGCTGCGGCGCGCGCTGGGCGCCGCGCGCGGACAGATCCGGCTGCAGTTCCTCACCGAGTCGGTGGCCCTCTCCGGAGGCGGCGGCCTCTGCGGCGCGGTGCTGGGCAGCGGGATCAGCGCCGGCTACGCCCTGTGGCGCCACTGGCCGGCCACCGTCCCCCCGGAGAGCCTCGCGGCCGGGGCCGGCTCCGCGCTGGTGATCGGCACCCTCGCGGGCCTCTATCCGGCCGGTCGCGCCGCCCGGCTCTCCCCGACCGAGGCGCTCAACACGGTCTGAGCCGCCGCCGCGGAACGGCCCCGCCGGGCGTACCGCCCCGGCGGGGCCGGGGGCCGACCCCGGCCGAAGCGGGCCTTCGCCAGCCGGCGTTCACCAGCCGGCCTTCATCGACCGGCGTTCACCGACCCGCCCTCATCGCCCTGCCTTCGTCGGCCTTCCTTCGCCGCCTTCCCCGATCTCCCCGGCTTCCCGGACCGCGCCACCGTCTCGGCGTGGTCGGGGACATAGGTCTGCAGATCGCGCGGCGGTCGCTGGTAGCCGTTGGCCGGCGGCCGCTCCGGGATCTTCAGCACCGGGCGCTCCACCGCCCGGTACGGGACCGTGGACAGCAGATGGGCGATCATGTTGATCCTGGCCCGCCGCTTGTCGTCGCTCTCCACCACGAACCACGGGGACTCGGGGGTGTCGGTGTAGACGAACATCTCGTCCTTGGCCCGGGAGTACTCCTCCCAGCGGGTGAGCGACTCCAGGTCCATCGGCGAGAGCTTCCAGCGGCGCATCGGGTCCTCGGCGCGCTTGCGGAAGCGCTCCTCCTGCATCGCGTCGCTCACCGAGAACCAGTACTTGCGCAGCAGGATGCCGTCCTCGATCAGCATCCGCTCGAAGACCGGGCACTGGTGGAGGAACCGCCAGTACTCCTCCTTGGTGCAGAAGCCCATGACGTGCTCGACCCCGGCCCGGTTGTACCAGCTGCGGTCGAAGAGGACGATCTCCCCGGCCGCCGGCAGATGCTCCACGTACCGCTGGAAGTACCACTGGCTCCGCTCCCGCTCGGTGGGCGCGGGGAGCGCGGCGATCCTGGCCACCCGCGGGTTCAGATACTCCGTCACCCGCTTGATGGTGGAGCCCTTGCCGGCCGCGTCCCGCCCCTCGAAGACCACCACCAGCCGGACGCCCTCGGCCTTCACCCACTCCTGCATGGTCACCAGCTCGGCCTGGAGCCGGCCCAACTCGCTCTCGTACGCCGCCCGCGGCAGCCGCCTCATCCGCGCCACCTCCTTCGCCCCCAGCAGAGCAGCACAGCGGGATGACGGCGAGCCGGCGAACGGCCCCGCTGCTCCGCCGCCCCTCCGCTACGCCTCCGCCCGCCCGCGCACCAGCGCGTCCCCCAGCGCGGTGCGCCGGTAGAGCACCGAGCGGCCGGAGCGGGCCCGGGCCAGCAGTCCCGCCCCGCGCAGCACAGCGAGATGGTCGCCCACCGCGCCCGGGGCGAGCCCGAGGCTTCGGGCGAGCTGGCTGGTACTGGCCGGGGTGGCCAGCTGGACCAGCAGCAGCGCCCGGGACCGGCCGACCACCGCGGCCAGCGCGCCGAGGGCGTCCGGGTCCGGCGCCGCCCGCTCCCACAGCACGGAGGTGCCGCGGGCCCGGTAGATCACCGCCCTCGGCCAGGGGTCTTCGTGGAAGGCGGCGATCCCCGGCGAGACCAGCACCGAGGGCACCAGCAGCAGGCCCTCCCCGGCCAGGTCCACCTCCAGGTCCGGCCCGCTCATCGGCAGGGTGAGCCGCCCGCCCCGCCAGGCGAGGGCCGGATGCAGCTCCTCCACCGCGACCTGCCAGCCGCGCGCCCCGATCACGCCGACCCGGTGCACCACGTCGCGCTCGCAGACCGCCCGCAGCTGCGGCCACTCCGGGGCGAGGAGCGCGTGCCAGGCCCGGTCCATGGCGGCCGCCACGGTCTCCACCACCTCCGCGGAGGCCAGCACCTCAGCCGCCCGGGGCTCCCGGGCCGGTGCCCGGCGGAGCAGCCCGTCGATCTCCCGCCGGGCCACGGCCGGCGGGGTGGCCCGGACCGCCGCGAGGTCCTCCTCCCAGGTCTGGGCGAGCCCCCGGGGCGGCGGGGCGATGAAGTCCGCCCCGCTGCGGGCGGTGTGGAGGGCGAGGACGGCGGCGAGGGCCGGGTCCCGGCGCAGCCGGGCGAAGACCGGGCCGAGCCGGGCCGCCCAGTCGGCCGGCAGCGCCTCGTCCCGGCCCGCCAGCCGGCGCAGCAGGCAGCCCAGCTCGAAGACCGGCGACAGCGCGAACCGGCTGCGCAGCAGGTCCTCGGCGGAGGTGGCGAAGCTGAGCACGGCACCACGATAGAGCGGCGGCGGCCGACCTTACGCCCTGGGACGAAACATTCGCGGTCCCCCGGGCGGCTCCCCCAGGCTGCTCCCCGTGACCACCGCACCCCGCCGACGGCCGCCCCGGCCGCGCCCGCCCGTCCCCGCACCGCCTACCGGGAGGTGCTGGCCGAGCCGCGCTTCCGCCTCCTCTTCCTCACCCGGGTCCTTGAGGTGACCGCCGGCTCGCTGCGGATCAGCACCTTCTCCGCGCTGGTCTACGCGGGCACGGGCTCCGCGCTGCTCAGCGCGCTCGCCTTCGGCGCCGGCTTCCTCCCGCAGGCCCTCGGCTCGCTGCTGTTCGGCGCGCTGGCCGACCGCCTCCCACC contains the following coding sequences:
- a CDS encoding ArsR/SmtB family transcription factor, which translates into the protein MLSFATSAEDLLRSRFALSPVFELGCLLRRLAGRDEALPADWAARLGPVFARLRRDPALAAVLALHTARSGADFIAPPPRGLAQTWEEDLAAVRATPPAVARREIDGLLRRAPAREPRAAEVLASAEVVETVAAAMDRAWHALLAPEWPQLRAVCERDVVHRVGVIGARGWQVAVEELHPALAWRGGRLTLPMSGPDLEVDLAGEGLLLVPSVLVSPGIAAFHEDPWPRAVIYRARGTSVLWERAAPDPDALGALAAVVGRSRALLLVQLATPASTSQLARSLGLAPGAVGDHLAVLRGAGLLARARSGRSVLYRRTALGDALVRGRAEA
- the ppk2 gene encoding polyphosphate kinase 2 codes for the protein MRRLPRAAYESELGRLQAELVTMQEWVKAEGVRLVVVFEGRDAAGKGSTIKRVTEYLNPRVARIAALPAPTERERSQWYFQRYVEHLPAAGEIVLFDRSWYNRAGVEHVMGFCTKEEYWRFLHQCPVFERMLIEDGILLRKYWFSVSDAMQEERFRKRAEDPMRRWKLSPMDLESLTRWEEYSRAKDEMFVYTDTPESPWFVVESDDKRRARINMIAHLLSTVPYRAVERPVLKIPERPPANGYQRPPRDLQTYVPDHAETVARSGKPGRSGKAAKEGRRRQGDEGGSVNAGR